In Elaeis guineensis isolate ETL-2024a chromosome 1, EG11, whole genome shotgun sequence, a genomic segment contains:
- the LOC105036323 gene encoding 11-beta-hydroxysteroid dehydrogenase B isoform X1, producing MDLVNSILNLVVPPTSMVMMALAWPTLSFLHAVEWIFHSLYRENMENKVVVITGASSAIGEQLVYEYARKKANLVLVARREHRLRGIRENARLLGAKQVLVIAADVVKEEDCRRFINDTVSYFGQLNHLVNSASLGHTFFFEEATDTSVFPHMMDINFWGNVYPTYVALPYLRQSHGRILVNTSVESWLPMPRMSLYAAAKAALINFYETLRFEMKDAVGITIATHGWIGGETGRGKFMIEEGAEMQWKEEREVPLTGGQVGEFARKMVSGACRGEAYVRHPSWYDIFLLYRVLIPDVLGWTFRLIFSTRETRMPSLMGTGPPPLDAPPPRKLLSGPQPMPE from the exons ATGGATCTAGTGAACTCTATCCTAAATTTAGTGGTGCCACCAACCAGCATGGTCATGATGGCCCTTGCATGGCCGACCCTGTCCTTCCTCCATGCAGTGGAGTGGATATTTCACAGCTTGTACAGGGAGAACATGGAGAACAAAGTTGTTGTCATCACCGGGGCTTCTTCGGCCATCGGAGAG CAATTAGTTTATGAATATGCAAGGAAGAAGGCAAATCTTGTGCTGGTGGCAAGGAGGGAGCACAGACTGAGAGGGATAAGGGAGAATGCTAGGCTCTTGGGTGCAAAGCAAGTCCTTGTGATAGCTGCTGATGTTGTCAAGGAAGAGGACTGCAGAAGATTCATCAATGACACCGTCAGTTATTTTGGCCAAT TGAATCATCTTGTGAACTCTGCAAGCTTGGGTCATACCTTCTTTTTCGAAGAGGCAACAGACACTTCAGTGTTTCCACATATGATG GATATCAATTTCTGGGGAAATGTGTATCCCACATATGTTGCTCTTCCATACTTGAGACAAAGCCATGGTCGGATCCTTGTGAATACTTCTGTGGAGAGCTGGTTACCTATGCCAAGGATGAGCCTGTATGCG GCAGCCAAGGCAGCTCTGATAAATTTTTACGAGACGCTGAGGTTCGAAATGAAGGATGCTGTTGGGATCACAATTGCAACCCATGGCTGGATTGGTGGCGAGACAGGCCGGGGAAAATTTATGATTGAGGAGGGTGCAGAGATGCAatggaaggaagaaagagag GTGCCTCTTACAGGAGGACAAGTTGGGGAGTTTGCAAGGAAGATGGTCTCTGGGGCTTGTAGGGGTGAAGCATATGTCAGGCATCCCAGCTGGTATGACATATTTCTACTCTACCGGGTGCTCATTCCTGATGTTTTGGGTTGGACTTTTCGCTTGATATTCTCGACCAGGGAAACGAGGATGCCCTCTCTCATGGGCACCGGGCCGCCACCTCTCGATGCCCCGCCTCCTCGAAAGCTTCTCTCAGGGCCTCAACCAATGCCTGAATAA
- the LOC105036323 gene encoding 11-beta-hydroxysteroid dehydrogenase B isoform X2, which produces MDLVNSILNLVVPPTSMVMMALAWPTLSFLHAVEWIFHSLYRENMENKVVVITGASSAIGEQLVYEYARKKANLVLVARREHRLRGIRENARLLGAKQVLVIAADVVKEEDCRRFINDTVSYFGQLNHLVNSASLGHTFFFEEATDTSVFPHMMDINFWGNVYPTYVALPYLRQSHGRILVNTSVESWLPMPRMSLYAAAKAALINFYETLRFEMKDAVGITIATHGWIGGETGRGKFMIEEGAEMQWKEEREVPLTGGQVGEFARKMVSGACRGEAYVRHPSWETRMPSLMGTGPPPLDAPPPRKLLSGPQPMPE; this is translated from the exons ATGGATCTAGTGAACTCTATCCTAAATTTAGTGGTGCCACCAACCAGCATGGTCATGATGGCCCTTGCATGGCCGACCCTGTCCTTCCTCCATGCAGTGGAGTGGATATTTCACAGCTTGTACAGGGAGAACATGGAGAACAAAGTTGTTGTCATCACCGGGGCTTCTTCGGCCATCGGAGAG CAATTAGTTTATGAATATGCAAGGAAGAAGGCAAATCTTGTGCTGGTGGCAAGGAGGGAGCACAGACTGAGAGGGATAAGGGAGAATGCTAGGCTCTTGGGTGCAAAGCAAGTCCTTGTGATAGCTGCTGATGTTGTCAAGGAAGAGGACTGCAGAAGATTCATCAATGACACCGTCAGTTATTTTGGCCAAT TGAATCATCTTGTGAACTCTGCAAGCTTGGGTCATACCTTCTTTTTCGAAGAGGCAACAGACACTTCAGTGTTTCCACATATGATG GATATCAATTTCTGGGGAAATGTGTATCCCACATATGTTGCTCTTCCATACTTGAGACAAAGCCATGGTCGGATCCTTGTGAATACTTCTGTGGAGAGCTGGTTACCTATGCCAAGGATGAGCCTGTATGCG GCAGCCAAGGCAGCTCTGATAAATTTTTACGAGACGCTGAGGTTCGAAATGAAGGATGCTGTTGGGATCACAATTGCAACCCATGGCTGGATTGGTGGCGAGACAGGCCGGGGAAAATTTATGATTGAGGAGGGTGCAGAGATGCAatggaaggaagaaagagag GTGCCTCTTACAGGAGGACAAGTTGGGGAGTTTGCAAGGAAGATGGTCTCTGGGGCTTGTAGGGGTGAAGCATATGTCAGGCATCCCAGCTG GGAAACGAGGATGCCCTCTCTCATGGGCACCGGGCCGCCACCTCTCGATGCCCCGCCTCCTCGAAAGCTTCTCTCAGGGCCTCAACCAATGCCTGAATAA
- the LOC105036338 gene encoding ethylene-responsive transcription factor ERF019 — MSSPQEGTPTAGERNYSGVRRRKWGKWVSEIRVPGSRERLWLGSYATPEAAAVAHDTAVFFLRGPDQSHALNFPDRVAMYTWTSMSPRSIQRVASNSGMAVDAQLVVRRPQVQMKPPTQRAEVGAMEGVNWRESGEYGFYEGSELGGDLCIEDMDFFM, encoded by the coding sequence GAACTACAGCGGGGTACGTCGCCGGAAATGGGGGAAATGGGTGTCGGAGATCCGTGTCCCGGGAAGCCGGGAACGCCTGTGGCTCGGCTCCTACGCCACCCCGGAGGCTGCGGCGGTGGCCCATGACACCGCCGTCTTCTTCCTCAGAGGCCCCGATCAGTCTCACGCTCTCAATTTCCCCGACCGCGTCGCAATGTATACATGGACCAGCATGTCGCCTAGATCAATACAGAGGGTGGCGTCGAACTCCGGGATGGCGGTCGATGCGCAGTTGGTGGTCCGAAGGCCCCAAGTCCAAATGAAGCCACCAACACAGAGAGCAGAAGTTGGTGCAATGGAGGGTGTCAATTGGAGAGAGAGTGGAGAGTATGGTTTTTATGAGGGGAGTGAACTTGGAGGAGATTTATGCATTGAAGACATGGACTTCTTTATGTAG